The stretch of DNA GGCGACGGCAATCCGGTAGGCGCGGCTCACCACGTGGGATAGCCCGAACAGGCGCGCATCAGCAGGATCAGGAGAATCGTCCCGGCGATCGACACGGCGATCGAGCCGGCGCAACCGAACTTATTCGAAAAGAAGACAAACACAGGCCAGGAATCACACCGCTGCAATTGACTCGCCCCTTATCGTATCCGGGTTTCTCCGTGAAATCCGTGGCCGCCTGCCTCAGTTCCGCGGCGTGCGTGCAATCCGTGGCGCCTGCGTCAGCTCGACGAGCACGCCGAGATCGCGCGGCTGGCGCGGCGGCGGTTGGCGGGCGGTCCTGCTTCCCACACCGTAAATCGCGCCGCCGTCGTCCCGCTGGTCGCGATCGACGCTGTAGAGCCGGTAGCCGGTTGGGATCGGGGCGTAGACGATCGGATTGCCGGAGTACGGATCGAGCGGCATGCGCGGCAGGTATGCCGGTACGAGTGCGTCGAGCGCGGCGGGGGGCGCGCCCCGATCCGCGCGGAAGCGTTCGATCGCCAGGGCCGTCACCAGCACACGGCGCGACGCGAGATCGAGCGCGGCCGACAGCGCATCGAATCCTCCATACGCGACACCCTCGGACAGGAACTGCCGCGCGATGATGCCGCGGCGTTCGGCGCCGGGCGGGGCCGCCTCCCTCGCCGCGCGCTCTGCGCGCTGCCGGATGACGTCCAGCTTTCGCGGCCATGGCTGCGCCGCCAGCGCCACCAGCTCGTCGAAGGTGCCGAGGTGCTGCCGGTTGGCGCGGGCGATCCACGGACGCATGACACGGCGCAGCAGCGCCTCGAAGGGCCCCTCCGCAGGCGCCTGGATCCACTCGAGGAAGCGCACGCGCTGTGCCCGGGCGTCCGCGGCGAGCGTGTCGTCGTCCGGCAGCGTCGTCAGACTCTTCTGCAAGTCCGCGAGGGCGGCCGCGGGGACCGCGCCGTGGCGCAGCAGGATCCGGCAGCTGCCGAGGAGGCGCGTCGACAGCTGGGCGCGCCGGAACGTCGACAAGGCGCGGGCGAACCGGACACAGGCCGTCAGCGCGCGGGCGGCGTCCTCGGTCCGTCCGCGCGCGCTGAGCAGATCCGCGCGGAGCGCGCACAACGATCCGAGCGTCGACAAGGCCTGCAGGCCCACGCGGTCGGAGAACTCGCCGAAGCCGTTGAAGTCGAGCGGCGCCGCCTGATCGATCAACTGCAGCGCCGGGGCGTCGTGCGGATACGACCGTTCGAGCTGCTCGACGCTTTCGACCACGGCGAGCGAGTCCACGTCGATGCGGGAGAGACGGAACGTCAGCTCCGGCTCGAGCGCTGCCGCCTGCTCCGCGGCGGCGGCGTAGATGCGTGCGGCCTGGCGGCGCTCGGGCGTGTCGCCGCCGGCGAAGAGGTCCGCGGCCGCCACAGGTTCGCCGCGTGCGGCCAGCGCGGCGATGTCGCGCGCGAGCGCGCGCGCCTCGTACCGGTCCTAGGCGATCCAGGCCACGGCCGGGACCATCAGGTTCGCCAGAATGACGCGGCGCGTCGAACGCTTCAAATCTGCTTCAGCTGATTGAGGTGATGCAGTTCGTGGCCGGCGAGCTGCGCCATCACCCAGTCCGGGGTGAGGGAGCCGTACTCGGGGTGGGTGAAGGGCCGCGTGCGCAGCTTCGGCGCGAGCCCTTTGAACATCGCGAGGTTGAAGCGCCGCAGCGCCATGTAGGTGTCGAGCGCCGTCGGTCCGTCCGCCGCGTCCAGCGACAGCCACGCATCCTGATCGAACGGCTGCGCGACGTACCCCTCCTGGCTCGCGCCGTAGCGGACGCGGGTGGTCAGCGCCAGCTCGGTCTGCGCCAGATGCACGAGGATCTGACGCGCCGTCCACTTGCCGGGCGCGTAGCTGCGCTGCCACTGCCGGGCCGTCCACTTGCTCGTCAGCGCCTTGATCTTGCGCGGCGTCGTGGACAGCGCCTTCACCGGATCGAGCGACCCGAGGGCCTCGGCGTAGGGGTTCTTGTGCATACCCCGTCGAGCTTAGCAAACGCCGGGTCAGGTCTGCGAACGGGCGCTGGACGGGTGCCAGGTCTGCGAACGGCCGCTGGATGGTGCCAGGTCTGCGAACGGGCGCTGGATGGGTGCCAGGTGTCAGGTCTGCAGACGGCCGACCACGGTTCGCGCGCCGGCTGCCGTGGGCGCGTCGCTTCGTGGCGGCCGTTGGCAAACCGGACCCTCGACGGCGGGCGGGTGCAGACCTCGCACCGGTTGGCGCCCGTTTACAGACCTGACCCCCGTCAGACGACCGTTCGCAGACCTGGCACCCGTCGGCGCCCGTTGGCAGACCTGACCCCCGTCAGCGGGCCGTTCGCAGACCTGGCACCCGTTGGCGCCCGTTGGCAGACCTGACCCCCGTCAGACGGCCGTTCGCAGACCTGGCACCCTAGAACTGGCACCCTAGAAGCCGGGGCGCAGGTTGAACGCCCACAGCCAGCCGCGGCCCGGACGATCGATCGGGCGGACGTAGTCGATCTCCGCGATCGCGAAGCCGAACAGGTTGGCGCGGATCAGCGCGCCGACGCTGCGCACCAGCTTGCCGTCGCTGCCCGTCAGCCGCAGCGAGCCGCTGCGATCCCAGGCGGCGCCGGCGTCGGTGAAGACGCCGAGTTCCACCGGCAGCGGACCGTAGAAGTTGTCCCCGCCGAACGCGCCCCAGAGCGGGAACCGCAGCTCGAGGTTGGCCAGCACCATCCGCGAGCCGAACAGCTTGTCGAACACCGGGCACGTGCCATCCGTCGCCGTCCCGCATTCCTCGGCGCGGAACGACCCGTAGTCGTAGCCGCGCACCAGCTCCGTGTAGCCGAGGAACACCGGCGTCAGCAGCGAGCTCTCGGCGTCGCGCCCGTACCGCCCGTAATACATGCCGCGCAGCGCGATGGTGAACGGCCGCACCGGCATCAGGTAGGTGCGGTAGTCCGCCAGCGCGGATCCATAGCTCAGATCGCCGGCGGTCTGATCGATCTCCAGGCGGTAGCGCTGACCCCGGATCGGGCTCGTCGCGCCGAAGATCGACGTGTCGTAGACGAGCGCCGAGCTGACCATCCCGAGGTTCAGCGTCGGGAAGCGGCTGAGCGTCTGGCGATCCTCGGTCAGCTGCTGCCCGGTGTTGATGTCGAACAGCCGCGTCGTCAGATCCTGCTTGCCGCTGATCTGCCGCAGGCCGCCGGTGAACTCGAGACGCTGCGCGCGGTTGAACGGATAGGCCGCGATGCCGGCAACGCCGCGGTCGGTCTGGATGATGCGGAGCTCCTCTTCGGCCACCGCCACCTGGCCGTTCCCGGCATCGACCAGCCCCTGCCCGAAGCCGCGCTGCACGTAGGGCGTCGAGTCGACGGCGGCGCCCCAGTTCCAGCGCCGCGACCGGTTCAAGTAGACGACCGACCCGCCGGCCTCGTCGAAGCGATTGGTGAGCTGCAGCGTGCCGCCGACCGTGTGGTTGCCGAGGATGTCGCTGAACGCCGCCGAAATGCCGCCGCCGACGTAGCTGCCGAAGCTGTCGACGCCGACGCCGACGGTCGGCTGGCCGATGAAGTCGAGCGACAGCTTCGGCTTGTATGGCGTGGTCTCGTAGGCCGCTTCCGCGGCGATCGACGGCAGGCCCGCGGTCTGCTGGCGAAGGTAGGCGTAGACGGTGCCTTCCCCGGTCGTGCGCGGCGGCAGGATGCCGGCGTCGCGGGGGAGGCCGGTCGCCAGCGCGGATCCCGACGTCGTGGCGTCGTTGTCGAGCGCGTAGATGTTGTAGCTGTCCGCCTCGTAGACGCTGAACACCACGCGCGAACCGCCGACCGACAGCGCCGGACTCATCGCCGTGATGCCGGACACGCCGGTCAGCAGGTTGGTCACCTGCAGCGGCTCGCCGCCGGCGGCGTCGATGCGATAGATGTTCGAGATGCCCTGGCGATCCGAGATGAAGTACAGCGCGCGGCTGTCCGGCGTCCACTGGGGATTGATGTTCTTGGCCCCCTCGAAGCCGCCGAGCGCGCGGACGTCGCCGGTCGCGACGTCGAGGAGCGCGAGCTTCGGCGGCCCGGCGTCCAGATCGCGCAGGTCGCTGCTGAACCGATCGCTGGCGAAGGCAATCGAGCGCCCGTCCGGCGACCATGCGGGGTGCAGCTCCGAATACGCGTCGCTGGTCATGCGCTTCAGCGTGCTCGACGCGAGGTCGTAGATGAACAGATCGCTGAGGCCCCCGGTGAGCGCCGCGAACGCGATCCGGTTGCCGTCCGGCGACCACGCCGGATTGAGGATCTCGTCGACCTCGGGAACCGGGATCCTGCGTTCCTCGTCGCCGGTGCGCGCGTTGGCGATGAACAGCACCGCGCGGCCGCCGCTGAGCGTGGCGTAGGCGAAGCGCTGGCTGTCGCGCGACCAGGCGCCCGCCGAGTCGATGAAGCCGATGCTCTCGATGTGCGGGCTGGTGGCGTTGTCGGTGATCTTGCGGATGATCTTTCCGGTCGTCGCGTCGGCGATGTAGAGATCGATCGAGAACAGATCGCGCGCCGAGAAGAAGGCGACCCTGGATCCGTCGGGACTCAGCTCGGGGCTGACGTTCAGGCCGCCGCGGTTCGGCTTTTCGGTGATCAGCGGGCGCGCGCTCGCCGACACCAGCTTCGTGGCTTCCGCCACCGGCCGGTACGCCGCCATGGTGGCGTCGTGCCACTGCTGCGACACCTCTTTTTCCGACAGCCCG from Vicinamibacterales bacterium encodes:
- a CDS encoding DinB family protein; amino-acid sequence: MHKNPYAEALGSLDPVKALSTTPRKIKALTSKWTARQWQRSYAPGKWTARQILVHLAQTELALTTRVRYGASQEGYVAQPFDQDAWLSLDAADGPTALDTYMALRRFNLAMFKGLAPKLRTRPFTHPEYGSLTPDWVMAQLAGHELHHLNQLKQI
- a CDS encoding BamA/TamA family outer membrane protein, whose product is MKRTAAFALTLALSLAVAPAPASAQVGYFGQNKVQYRTFDFKVLKTDHFDIYYYPEEEPASRMAARMAERWYARLSTILSHELRGRQALVLYASPSQFRQTNVVAGELGEGTGGVTEAYKRRIVLPFAGPLEATDHVLGHELVHAFQYDITSTNASSAAAGNAGALNLPLWFIEGMAEYLSLGPRDPHTAMWMREAIRREKFPTIADLDDPRYFPYRYGHAFWAFIGGRYGDRAIGSMLRSGAGSDGYKGAFTRVLGLSEKEVSQQWHDATMAAYRPVAEATKLVSASARPLITEKPNRGGLNVSPELSPDGSRVAFFSARDLFSIDLYIADATTGKIIRKITDNATSPHIESIGFIDSAGAWSRDSQRFAYATLSGGRAVLFIANARTGDEERRIPVPEVDEILNPAWSPDGNRIAFAALTGGLSDLFIYDLASSTLKRMTSDAYSELHPAWSPDGRSIAFASDRFSSDLRDLDAGPPKLALLDVATGDVRALGGFEGAKNINPQWTPDSRALYFISDRQGISNIYRIDAAGGEPLQVTNLLTGVSGITAMSPALSVGGSRVVFSVYEADSYNIYALDNDATTSGSALATGLPRDAGILPPRTTGEGTVYAYLRQQTAGLPSIAAEAAYETTPYKPKLSLDFIGQPTVGVGVDSFGSYVGGGISAAFSDILGNHTVGGTLQLTNRFDEAGGSVVYLNRSRRWNWGAAVDSTPYVQRGFGQGLVDAGNGQVAVAEEELRIIQTDRGVAGIAAYPFNRAQRLEFTGGLRQISGKQDLTTRLFDINTGQQLTEDRQTLSRFPTLNLGMVSSALVYDTSIFGATSPIRGQRYRLEIDQTAGDLSYGSALADYRTYLMPVRPFTIALRGMYYGRYGRDAESSLLTPVFLGYTELVRGYDYGSFRAEECGTATDGTCPVFDKLFGSRMVLANLELRFPLWGAFGGDNFYGPLPVELGVFTDAGAAWDRSGSLRLTGSDGKLVRSVGALIRANLFGFAIAEIDYVRPIDRPGRGWLWAFNLRPGF